Proteins encoded together in one Phalacrocorax aristotelis chromosome 7, bGulAri2.1, whole genome shotgun sequence window:
- the LOC142059710 gene encoding arylacetamide deacetylase-like: protein MGAKLLCLFLISALVAYYVYTPIPEDFEEPWKVMLITAGFRAVGHLSEVADQLGLMHYMEALMLITAAEYVAPTSDENVTVTDTEFSNVAVRLYLPRKPSDGLRRAVVFFHGGGWCVGQAGMKSYDHLTRWTSSRLNAVVVSVNYRLAPKYRFPVQFEDVYSVTKFFLQSSVLSQYGVDPDRVCVAGDSAGGNLAAAVAQQLLEDSEVKTKLKAQALLYPALQTLDLNLPSYQDNENKPILPKSLMVKFWSEYFTSDSSLREAMASNRHVPVESSHLFQFVNWSNLLPEELKKGHVYTSPAYGSSELAQKYPGFLDPRAAPLLASDGQLRGLPLTYVLTCEHDVLRDDGVMYARRLQAVGVPVTHDHAKDAFHGAMMFVLGPTELAVGHRLLNRYIEWLNENL from the exons ATGGGAGCCAAGCTGCTGTGCCTCTTCCTCATCTCTGCCCTTGTTGCTTACTACGTCTACACCCCCATCCCTGAGGACTTTGAGGAGCCCTGGAAAGTGATGCTCATCACGGCTGGCTTCAGGGCTGTTGGCCACCTG TCTGAGGTTGCTGATCAGCTGGGTCTGATGCACTATATGGAAGCTCTGATGCTGATCACAGCTGCTGAATACGTCGCACCCACGTCTGATGAAAATGTCACTGTGACAGACACGGAGTTCAGCAATGTTGCCGTCCGTCTGTACCTGCCCAGAAAGCCCTCTGACGGGCTGAGAAGGGCTGTGGTCTTCTTCCATGGTGGAGGCTGGTGCGTAGGACAGGCAG GCATGAAATCCTATGATCATCTGACAAGATGGACTTCAAGCAGGTTAAATGCTGTTGTGGTATCTGTCAA TTACAGGTTGGCACCTAAATACCGTTTTCCTGTGCAGTTTGAAGATGTATATTCGGTAACAAAGTTCTTCCTCCAGAGCAGCGTCCTCTCCCAGTATGGGGTGGACCCAGATCGGGTCTGTGTTGCAGGAGACAGTGCAGGTGGCAATTTAGCTGCAGCTGTGGCACAACAG CTGTTAGAGGACTCTGAAGTCAAAACTAAACTCAAAGCCCAAGCTTTGCTTTACCCAGCTCTTCAAACCCTTGACCTGAATTTGCCATCTTATCAAGACAATGAAAACAAGCCCATTTTGCCCAAGTCACTTATGGTCAAGTTCTGGAGTGAATATTTCACTTCTGATTCATCTCTCAGGGAAGCGATGGCCTCCAACAGGCACGTCCCGGTTGAATCGAGCCACTTATTTCAGTTTGTAAACTGGAGCAATTTGCTGCctgaagagctgaagaaagGTCATGTTTACACCAGTCCTGCTTACGGAAGCTCTGAGCTTGCACAGAAGTACCCAGGGTTTCTGGATCCAAGGGCGGCCCCGCTGCTGGCGAGCGATGGCCAGCTACGTGGGCTGCCCCTCACCTATGTCCTCACCTGTGAGCACGATGTCTTACGGGATGATGGAGTCATGTATGCCAGGCGCCTCCAGGCAGTGGGCGTTCCTGTCACACATGATCATGCCAAGGATGCTTTTCATGGGGCAATGATGTTTGTCTTGGGTCCAACTGAGTTAGCTGTAGGGCACCGGCTGTTGAACAGATATATTGAGTGGTTAAATGAGAATCTATGA